The sequence ACTTTCGTTTCTAAAATAATCGCTTCCACTTGGGCTGGTTTCATCGTTCCACAGCCAATTGTTCCAAGTCCTCCCGCTTCTGAAACAGCAGCGGTTAAGGCGGCATGGCTAATATTTCCAATCCCACCCTGAATTATTGGGTACTTTATAGATAATTGTTCACATACGGAGTTCATATCAAAATCCCACCTTACATTTTCAATCTGTTATGTTATAATGGTATGAAAATTCAAAAAATAAAAAGGAGATTCGATCATGCTTATTCCATTTAATCAAAAAGAACCGATTGTACACGATACCGCCTTTCTAGCACCTGGGTCCTATTTAATCGGTGATGTAATAGTTGGCAAGGAAACATCCATTTGGTTCAATGCAGTCCTTCGTGGTGATGAAGACAAAATTACAATCGGAGATCGGTGCAGTATTCAAGATAATGCAACCATTCATTTATATGAAGGTTCTCCAGTAGTTGTAGAAGACGAAGTAACTGTCGGTCATAATGTGATCCTACACGGCTGTACCATTAAAAAAAGATCCATTATTGGAATGGGATCAACAATTTTAGACGGTGCAGTCATCGGAGAAGAATGTATTATTGGGGCAAATACTCTCATCCCATCCGGTAAAGTGATCCCACCCCGATCCTTAGTTGTAGGTTCACCAGGAAAAGTAGTTCGGGAATTAACTGACAAAGATCTTGAACTAATCCAACTATCGATCGATACATACGTGGAAAAAAGCTACGCTTATAATCAAATTCTCAAGTAACTTATCCTAAATGGATTTGGCACCACAATTTCAAGCTTTTTTGTGGTGCCTAACATGATTACTCTACTTTCCATTACTTATAGGCTTCTTCGATTTCACTCATTAATGGATACTCTTCAGCGTTATAATTCTTATCTTTTTTTCCTAAATCATTTTCTTCCTGAAAAACTTCTTCAAAGAAACGACTTGCCCGTTCCGCGAGCATTTTATAATACTGATTAAATAATAAAGCGGCATGATTTCCGCTCCAACGTTCTGGTAACAATTCTTTAGGAAGAAAAGGATCAATAAATAAAAACTTTCGATATTCATGAACTAAGTTAGCTCTTCTCATAAAACATTCTTCGTCTGACATTTGTCCACTACCAATTACACTTTGATCCACAATGAATTTTTTGCTGTAAATATCGATAAATTCATCATATTTTTTTTCAATCTCTTGTAATGGCCAACATTTCTCTACCAAATTGAAGTCAAGTTGAGGACCCACGTGTTTGGATAGAAACAACTGGACATACTCTTCTATTTTATATTTACTGATTAATAGATTGATTTCTTTCTCAAAATTATTGGGAGAGATCCAGCAGCCATTTGATAAATATCCAAACCCGCTCCATTGTAGTTCTTTTCTAAGCTCATCACGAACCTGTCTTTTCTCTTCAGGAATGTTATACATAACAATTCTCCACTTGCCATCCCAGTCGTGAGGATGGAGCTTATAAATCCTCTTAGCCGCCTCATTGATTCGGCTCAAGCCTCTTTCCGTCAGTTCATAATAGCTTTTGTTTCCTTTTTTCTCGGATTGAAGTAAACCTTGTTTCATCATTCGTGAAACAGCTACACGTACAGCTTGTTCATTGTGGCCAAATCCCTTAAGCAACTGAATTAGGCTGCCAATCCAAATTTTATTCCCATAATGGCTGATATAATCCCCATAAATCGTTAAAATCATTGATTGGGTCTTACTCATCTGTAATCACTCTTTTCTGTATGTTCGCCCCCTTGTAGATTGAAAATCGAAGGTATCATACCTCATTTCATCAACAAGTTCTATCTGTACTTCCTCTATAATATCGAATTTTCTGATAGACCTGCAACTTTATTTCCCTTTAAAGACCGGCTTTCTTTTTTCGCTAAAAGCATGCAAAGCTTCTAAACGATCTTCGGTTGGAATCGTTAATTCATATGCCTTTGATTCGATCCTTAAACCTGTTTGAAGATCTACATTCATTCCATTACTAATCGCATACTTGGCTTGACGTAGTGCAATCGGACCATTTTTCAGCATCTCTTCAGCAAATGATTTACTTGCGCCGACAACGTCCCCGTCATTTACAACTTTGGTTAAGATGCCCAAGTCCAACGCTTCTTCAGCGGTTAGTTTTTTAGCAGTAAAAATAAGTTCTTTTGCTCTCATTTCACCAATTAATCTTGGCAGACGTTGCGTTCCTCCTGCACCAGGAATAATCGCCCAGCTCGTCTCTGTTAGGCCTACTTTTGCCTCTGGAACGGCGATTGAAAAGTCACAAGCCAAAATTAATTCAAATCCACCTCCAAATGCATAGCCATTTACAGCTGCTATCGTTGGCTGCGGAAGATCTGCGATAGCATTAAAGACAT is a genomic window of Niallia sp. XMNu-256 containing:
- a CDS encoding gamma carbonic anhydrase family protein, encoding MLIPFNQKEPIVHDTAFLAPGSYLIGDVIVGKETSIWFNAVLRGDEDKITIGDRCSIQDNATIHLYEGSPVVVEDEVTVGHNVILHGCTIKKRSIIGMGSTILDGAVIGEECIIGANTLIPSGKVIPPRSLVVGSPGKVVRELTDKDLELIQLSIDTYVEKSYAYNQILK
- the paaX gene encoding phenylacetic acid degradation operon negative regulatory protein PaaX, which translates into the protein MSKTQSMILTIYGDYISHYGNKIWIGSLIQLLKGFGHNEQAVRVAVSRMMKQGLLQSEKKGNKSYYELTERGLSRINEAAKRIYKLHPHDWDGKWRIVMYNIPEEKRQVRDELRKELQWSGFGYLSNGCWISPNNFEKEINLLISKYKIEEYVQLFLSKHVGPQLDFNLVEKCWPLQEIEKKYDEFIDIYSKKFIVDQSVIGSGQMSDEECFMRRANLVHEYRKFLFIDPFLPKELLPERWSGNHAALLFNQYYKMLAERASRFFEEVFQEENDLGKKDKNYNAEEYPLMSEIEEAYK
- a CDS encoding enoyl-CoA hydratase-related protein; translated protein: MSKVLYSVENHIALVTVNRPEVLNCFDYETLEQLNDIVGQIGLDSDVRAVIFTGAGEKAFSAGADLKERKTLSEQEVRRNVKAIRDVFNAIADLPQPTIAAVNGYAFGGGFELILACDFSIAVPEAKVGLTETSWAIIPGAGGTQRLPRLIGEMRAKELIFTAKKLTAEEALDLGILTKVVNDGDVVGASKSFAEEMLKNGPIALRQAKYAISNGMNVDLQTGLRIESKAYELTIPTEDRLEALHAFSEKRKPVFKGK